The Mycolicibacterium mucogenicum DSM 44124 genomic sequence CGTCCAGGTACTCCTCGCGGACGCCGAGCACCTCTTCGGTGAGCCGGGCCTCGGCGAACGTCACGACCTCAGCAGTCTCACCGGCCCGGGTCTGGATGGTCTCGAGGATGCCGTCCCGCAGCTGCGGCACGGCGTCGTTGCTCCGCAGGAAGTCGGTGAGGATCGCGTCGCGATCGATGCCGACGGCCCCCAGCACCGTCGCCACCGTGAAGCCGGTGCGATCCTTGCCGGCGAAACAGTGCGCGATCACCGGCCGTGCGTCGGCGAGCATCGAAATGACCTGGCGTATCGCAAGATGCGCACCGGGCAGGGTGGGGAAGCGGCGGTACTCCTCGACCATGAAGCGACCGGCGGCGACGGCGATGTCCTCGTCGTCGGGCTTGGCGGTCATCATCTTCTCGAAGGCGTTCTCGTGCGGCGCCTCGGCCGTATCGGTGCCTGCCGCGGCGAGCTCGTGGAACGGCAGCAGGTGGATCGCGACGCCGTCGGGCACCTGGCCGGGGCCCCGGCGCTCGACCTCACGCAGCGACCGGAGGTCCGCGACGTCGGTGATGCCATAGTGCTGCAACGCTTTACGGCCGTCTTCGGCGAGCGCGCTGAGCTCGCTGGAGCGGAACAGCCGGCCGGGGGCAATGCCCGTCTCCTCGGCCACATCGCGGAAGTTCCAGGCGCCGGCGAGTTCCAGACCAGTGGACCGCATCAGTGACCCAGCGCCGCGGCCGCCAGTGCGGACTTCTCGCGGCCGAGTTCGGCGCGCGCGATGGTGCGCATGTGCACCTCGTCCGGACCGTCGAACAGCCGCATCGCCCGGTGCCAGGCGTAGAGCCGCGCCAGCGGGACGTCGTCGCAGATACCGGCAGCGCCGTGTACCTGGATGGCGCGGTCGATCACGTCGCACGCGACCTGCGGGGCCACCGACTTGATCTGCGACACCAGCACATGGGCGGCCTTGTTGCCCTGCTGGTCGATGGTCCAGGCGGCCTTCTCACACAGCAGCCGGGCCTGGTCGATCTCGTTGCGGGACTTGGCAATCGACTCACGCACCACGCCCTGCTCGGCCAGCGGCTTGCCGAACGCGACGCGCTTTTGCACCCGGTCGATCATCAGGGCCAGGGCACGCTCGGCGGCGCCGAGGGCGCGCATGCAGTGGTGAATGCGGCCCGGCCCCAACCGGGCCTGCGCGATGGCGAAACCGGAGCCCTCTTCGTGCAACAGGTTCTCCGCCGGCACCCGGACGTTGTCGAAGACGATCTCGCAGTGGCCGTGCTGGTCCTGCCACCCGAACACCGGCAGCGACCGCTGGATGTCCACACCCGGGGTATCGGCCGGCACCAGGATCATCGACTGCTGGGCGTGCGAGGCGGCGTCAGGGTTGGTGCGGCCCATGACGATCAGGATCTTGCAGCGCGGGTCGGCGGCGCCGGTGATCCACCACTTGCGGCCATTGATGACGTAGTCGCCACCATCGCGCAGCATCGTCGTCTCGATGTTGCGGGCGTCCGACGACGCCACCGCGGGCTCGGTCATGGCGAAGGCGCTGCGGATCTCACCATTGAGTAGCGGATCGAGCCACTGCTTGCGCTGCTGCTCGTTGGCGAACAGGTGCAGGGTCTCCATGTTGCCGGTATCCGGCGCCGCGCAGTTGATCGCCTCGGGTGCGATCTCCATGCTCCAGCCGGAAATCTCGGCCAGCGGGGCGTACTCCAGGTTGGTCAGCCCGGACTCCGACGGCAGAAACAGATTCCACAGGCCACGCTTGCGGGCCTCGATCTTGAGTTCCTCGACCACTGGCGGGACCGTGTGGTCCTTCGGGCCCTTCTCCTCGCGATAGGCGTGGTAGGAGGCCTCGGCCGGCAGCACGAGCTCGGTCATGAACTCGGTGAGCCTGTGCTGGTAATCCTGCGCTTTTGCCGACAACGCGAAGTCCATGACCGCCACGATAAGCCACTTGGTTAGACATGTGGAAGCGCGGCCCACTCCTCGGGAACAACGCGGACGCCACTGAGGTCGATGGCCACCATGAGCTCGTCGGCGAGCGGACGGCCGGCGGAGTCACACCGGTAGGCCCGGCGCCGCGTCGGCACCATGATGCCGTCGGCCTCGACGATCTCACTGACATAGTGCTGGGCGGCGAACCCGCCGGCGATCTCGACGCGATAGTCATGCCGGCCGATGAGGAAATCGCTGCCGAAGAAGAACTCCTCCTCGCGGCTGTGACTGGCGAAGCCATCGGGATAGCGCACCCGTAGACCGCGCCACCGCTCACCGTGATCGAGGACGGGTTCGATTTCGGTGACGTCCATGCCGGGCAGCGCCATGAAGAACGGCGTGGTCAGGTACATCCACAACGCGTAGCCGTTGAAGTACGCCCGCTGCAACGGATTCCACGGTGTACTCAGCTCGTGGTCGGCGAAAGACGTTCGCGGATCCGTCTGCTCGGCCACCACCCGGCCGTCGAGCTTCTGGATGGCGACGCGCTCGGGGGTGAAGTCGGAGCGTTGATCCGGCGCGCCGAACGGCTGTACCGACGCCCACTGGCGGTGCGTCGCAACGGACATCCGTCGCGGCACGGGGTCCTGCGGCATTCCTTTGATGCCGAAGAGCTTGCCGCCGGTGACGATCGTCGCCTCCACGGAGTGCACGCTGCGCCACCGGTCCAGCCCGCCATGCGCTTCCAATACCGAGCTCAGCAGTTCCGTTGTCATCATGGGCCTTTCGCCGCCGTTGCCTACCCTGCAACACGACCCGTGGCGGCATAGCGTCCGCCGAAGGTGGTCCTGTCGCTACCAGGATTCGCGGGGACGGACTGGCGGGCCGCGTGCCGGAATGGCGTCGGAGGCTCTGGCGCTGTCTGAGGCGACATCTCCCACTACGGAGCCAGTAGCTCCGGCAACCGAGAGGACCGACCAGTGTCCAACATTCGCTTCCAAGCCACCACGTCGGCCACGCCGGAGCAATTCGTCGAAGGCCTCACCGACTTCGGGCCGGGCCGTGAGCAGGTCTTTCCGAACAGCGCGGACTCCTAACTCGAGGTGCACTACCTCGTACCCGGCCGTGCCGACGTCACCGAGGGTTCGGGCGGGATCTGGGAACGGCTGACCTATAACTGGACCGACCCCACCCGGGTGCTGCTGACGACGACCGACTCGAACGTGTTCGGTGGTGCGTCGGGCTATGTCTACACGCTGACGCGGCAGGGCGACGGTACGACGCACGTCGACCTCGAGATCGTGCGTGAGGGCAAGAACGTCAGGGGCAAGGCGCTGGCGTGGGTGCTGGGCTCCGTCGGCAAGGGCTCGTTACGAAAAGCGTTCAACCGCAGTGTCCGTGGCATCGAAGCGCGTAGCGGATCTGCCGTACCGCCGAGTGCCAACTGAATTCGATCAAAGGAATATCAATGTCTACTTATCGCGCCTTTCAGGTCACCGGCCAGGCCCACTTCGAGCTGGTGGAGCGGCCCCTGCTCGAGCCACCCCCGGGACAGGTTCGCTTCCGCGTACAGAGTTGCGGGGTGTGCCACAGCGACGTCCTCGCCGTCGAGGGGCAGCGGCCCGACCCGCACCTGCCTGTCGTACCCGGTCATGAAGCCGTCGGCGTGATCGACGCCATCGGTGCCGGCGTCACCGGTTGGCAGGTCGGTGACCGCGTCGGCGTCGGCTTCCTCGGTGGCCACTGCGGCGTCTGTGCATCCTGCCGCCGTGGTGATTTCGTCAACTGCAGCGACCAGCCCTGGTTCGGCACCAACACCGACGGTGGCTATGCCGAGGTCGCGTATGCCCGGGCCAGCGGATTGGTCCGGATCCCCGATGGGATCGACTCCGTGGCCGCCTCGCCGCTGCTGTGCGCCGGCATCACGACGTACAACGCTGTGCAGCTGGTCCATGCGGCGCCGGATTCGCTTGTGGCCGTGCAGGGTATCGGCGGCCTGGGACATCTGGGCGTGCAGTACGCGCACAAGCTCGGCTACCGGGTTGCGGCCATCGCCCGGGGCACCGACAAGGCCGCGCTTGCCGCCGAGCTCGGCGCGGATCACTACATCGACAGTGCCGCAACCGATCCCGCGGAGGCGTTGCAGGAACTCGGCGGCGCTGAAGCCGTCGTGGCCACAGCGTCGAGCGGCTCGTCGATGGCGCCGCTGCTGGCCGGACTGAAGCCGCGTGGCCAACTGATCGTCGTCGGTGTTGCCGGAGACCCGATTCCGGTGAACACCGTGGACCTGGTCACCGCCAGCCGGTCGATCGTCGGCAGCCTCACCGGCACCCCCGTCGAAAACGAGGACGGCATGAACTTCAGTGCCGCGCACGGGGTTGCCGCGATGACCGAGGTGCTGCCGTTCGACGAGGCGCCGAAGGCCTACGCGCGCATGATGTCCGGGGACGCGCGTTTCCGCGTCGTGCTCGATATGCAGGACCGGTAGCCGCGGCGCGATCAGGCCGCGGCAGAGCGGTCGAGGTACGGCGTGATATTGCGCATGGCGCGGGCGACGTAGTCGTCCTTCTCGCCGACGGGTGCCACGTAGCGCAGGGCTTCGACAGCGGCGTCGACGCCCTCGCTACGGGCGATGAGCCACCCCGCCAGATACGCCGACGACAGGCAGCCGCCGGCCGTCGCGATGCTGCCCTTGGCGAACAGCGGTTGGTCGAGGACATCGACTCCGGCGGCCTGCACCCAGGGCTTGGTCGTCGAGTCGGTGCACGCCGGAACTCCGTCGAGGAGGCCGAGTTTGGCGAGCACCAACGTGCCCGAGCACTGCGCAGCCAACAGTTGCCGGGATGGGTCCAGCTTCAGGAGTGCCATCAAGCTCTGGTCGGCGACCACCTCGCGCGTCCGGATACCACTGCCGACGATGACCGCATCGGCGGAACACGCCTGCTCCAGGTCGATGTGGGATTCGATGACGACGCCGTTCATCGACCTGACGCGGGGGCTCGGGCTGGCGATGGACACGCGCCAATCCGCCTTGCGGACCCGGTTGAGCACGCCCAGTGCGATCAGCGAATCGAGTTCGTTGTAGCCGTCGAAGGTGAGGATGGCGATGTGCATGCTCCGAGCCTAGGATCGCCAATTCAATACGATCAACAAATTGTCATGCATACAATGCGGGTGTGGGTCGGGCTCGCTACAAGGCCGTCGTGGATGCGTTGGCGGCAGACATCCGCGCCGGCGTGATCCCTCCTGGCACCAGACTGCCGACCCACCGGGAGCTCGCCGCGCGCGAAGGACTGGCGCTGGTCACGGCCACCCGCGTCTACGCCGAACTCGCCGAGATGGGACTGGTCAGCGGCGAAGCCGGCCGGGGCACTTTTGTCCGGGAATCGTCGCTGCCGCTCCGCGACGACGTCTCGGAGCGGGCATTCGCCGACGATGTCGTGGATTTGAACTTCAACTATCCGTCGGTTCCGGGACAGGCCGATCAGTTGCGAAATGCATTGCGGGGCTTGGCCTCATCGGGTGATCTCGACGCCCTGTTGCGCTACCAGCCCCACGGTGGGCGGCTGCACGAACGAGCTTCGGCCGCACTGCATCTGGAGCGACGCGGCCTGAGCGTCCCGGCTGAACGCGTGCTCATCGTCAGCGGCGCGCAGCACGGATTGGCGGTCACCGCGCTGGCGATGCTGCAACCCGGTGACGTGGTGGCCGTCGATGCCCTCAGTTACCCCGGCTTCAAGGTGCTGGCGCAGGTGCTCCGGCTCGAGATGGCGCCACTTCCGGCCGGGAACGAGGGACCCGACCTGGATGCGTTCGAGGAGTTGTGCCGTACGCGGCCGGTCCGGGCGATCTACACCATGCCGACGCTGCACAACCCGCTGGGATGGGTGACGCCGGCGCCCTGCCGCGAGACCCTCGTCGAGATCGCGCGCCGGCACGGTGTGACGATCATCGAGGACGCGTCGTACGCATATCTGGTCGAGCGACCGCCCGCGCCGCTGGCGGTGCTTGCCCCGGAACTGACCGTCTACGTGTCGGGGCTGTCGAAGAGCGTGGCCACCGGTCTCCGGGTCGGATTCGTCGTTCCGCCAGCACAATTCATCGGTGCCTTCGAACGGGCCATCCGGGGGACGACGTGGAACACGCCACCGTTGATCACCGCCATCGCCGCCGGGTGGCTCAACGACGGCACCGTCACCCGGCTGGAAGCGGACAAGCGAGCCGACGCCCGGCGTCGGCAGGCGGTCGCCCGCGAAGTGCTGTCCGGACTGGACGTCGTGGGCAATCCGTCGTCGTACTTCCTGTGGCTTCCGCTGCCCGGTGAGGCGCGCGCCGATCAATTGGCGACGGATCTGCTGCGCGAGACGGTATCCGTGTCCACCGCTGAACCTTTCGCCATGACCAAGAACCCGCCGCACGCGATCCGGGTGGCACTGGGGTCGGTGGAGATCGACGTGCTGGCCCAGTCACTCGAAACCGTCAAGCGGGTGATCGACGCTCACACTTGGTGACTTGGACAGAGTCGGCGAAGTCCAGGATCATCGCCGCGACGGCGTCCGGGAATTCGACATGCAGCCAATGGCCACCGGACTCGATGGTGCGGACGTCTGGCTCACCAAAACGCGAGGCGATGGCGTCGGCAAGCTCGCCGGTGACGAAACCGTCTACGCCGCCGCGGATCACGAGCGCCGGTCCCGGGAATGCGCTGGTGGCGGGTGCGTCGGCCGCGCCGTCGTTCCACACGTCGACGTAATGGGCGGCGACGCCCGGCACCAGGTGCCTGCCGATGTCGGTGAGGCGGTCGAGCTGGTCGTCGCTGAGGTGGGGGGATATCGCGGTCCGCGCCGCGCGCTGTGCGATGCTGTCGCCGTCGAGGGCGTGGAACTGCGCAACCACGTCGCCGGGTAAGTGTGTGCCGCCCAACGGAACTGGAGTGAGTAGCACCAAGCCCGTGACCCGGTCGGGATGCGCGGCCGCGGCCAGCTCGGCAACCTGCGAACCGAGGCTCTGGCCGACCACGATCACCGGTCCGGTGATGCTGTCGATCAGGGCGCCCGCCTCGGCGGCGAGCGCAGCCAGCGTGATTGCGCTTGTGTCCCTGGCGGTCTCGGCGCGACGACCGAATTCCGGCAGGTCGTACCGCACCGTCGCGACGTTGTCGCCCAGGCCGTCGATCACGCCATCCCACACGGTCAGGTCATCGAGGAAACCGTGAATCAGAAGCACGGTCGGCGCATTCGGGGCGTGAGCCAACGTCCGGACGACGGGAAACTCGATAGGGCACCTGGTCTGCATGTGCGGCGCTCCTTTCGTCTCGCTGCCGGCACAACATCCACGATGTCGGCACCCGCCGGAGGTATGGGTCACCGCGGTGATCCTGGTACCGGCAGGGTCAGCCAATCTGGGCCGAATTCGGCAGCGCCAGTCGTTATGGGTTCTAGAACCGAGCGGAGGGATGCCGAGATGCCAACAATGCGGGCCGTCGTGGCGACCAGAATGGGCGAACCGGCCGAGGTCCTGCAGCTGCAGACGCGGCCGATTCCGGAACCCGGCCCCGGCCAGGTGCGGATTCGGGTGACCATGGTGCCGGTCCACGCCAGTGACCTACACACCGTGCGTGGTCGCTACGGCTTCGTCCCGGAGTTCCCCACCACGCCGGGCATCGAGTCCGTCGGCATCATCGACGAAATCGGCAGCGGCGTCGATGGTTTGGCGGTTGGGCAACGCGTCATCACCGCCGGAATCCGGGGCACCTGGCAGGAATACCTCGTCGCCGACGCGGACGTGTCACGGGCGCTGGCGCCGGGTGGCGAACTCGTCGTCTACGGCGCGCTGTCGACGCACCGCCAAACGGAGGCCGACAAACTGACCATTCCGATCTTCGCCCGTTCCCTGATCTACGAGGCCAAGACCGTACGCGGCTTCTGGCTGTTCCGCTGGTTCAACCAGACGCCGAAAGACCGCATGACCGCCACCATCAACCGAACGATCCAACTCGTCGACAGTGGCGCCGTGCACGTCCCCGAGGGGCAGCTGATCCCCGTCGAAAACTTCAGCGAGGCAGTCTATTTGGCTGAATCGCCAGCACACGGCGGTAAACCGCTGCTGGTGTTCGAATCATAGAACCGGGAGAAACACCATGACCGCACCAGACGAGCACAAGCTCGAGAACCAAGCCACGCATCTGACCTACTACCCGCACTGGCTGGACAACCTCGCCGACGACGTCATCCTGCAGGGTGCCGTGTTCAA encodes the following:
- a CDS encoding acyl-CoA dehydrogenase family protein, with product MDFALSAKAQDYQHRLTEFMTELVLPAEASYHAYREEKGPKDHTVPPVVEELKIEARKRGLWNLFLPSESGLTNLEYAPLAEISGWSMEIAPEAINCAAPDTGNMETLHLFANEQQRKQWLDPLLNGEIRSAFAMTEPAVASSDARNIETTMLRDGGDYVINGRKWWITGAADPRCKILIVMGRTNPDAASHAQQSMILVPADTPGVDIQRSLPVFGWQDQHGHCEIVFDNVRVPAENLLHEEGSGFAIAQARLGPGRIHHCMRALGAAERALALMIDRVQKRVAFGKPLAEQGVVRESIAKSRNEIDQARLLCEKAAWTIDQQGNKAAHVLVSQIKSVAPQVACDVIDRAIQVHGAAGICDDVPLARLYAWHRAMRLFDGPDEVHMRTIARAELGREKSALAAAALGH
- a CDS encoding alcohol dehydrogenase — translated: MSTYRAFQVTGQAHFELVERPLLEPPPGQVRFRVQSCGVCHSDVLAVEGQRPDPHLPVVPGHEAVGVIDAIGAGVTGWQVGDRVGVGFLGGHCGVCASCRRGDFVNCSDQPWFGTNTDGGYAEVAYARASGLVRIPDGIDSVAASPLLCAGITTYNAVQLVHAAPDSLVAVQGIGGLGHLGVQYAHKLGYRVAAIARGTDKAALAAELGADHYIDSAATDPAEALQELGGAEAVVATASSGSSMAPLLAGLKPRGQLIVVGVAGDPIPVNTVDLVTASRSIVGSLTGTPVENEDGMNFSAAHGVAAMTEVLPFDEAPKAYARMMSGDARFRVVLDMQDR
- a CDS encoding PLP-dependent aminotransferase family protein; its protein translation is MGRARYKAVVDALAADIRAGVIPPGTRLPTHRELAAREGLALVTATRVYAELAEMGLVSGEAGRGTFVRESSLPLRDDVSERAFADDVVDLNFNYPSVPGQADQLRNALRGLASSGDLDALLRYQPHGGRLHERASAALHLERRGLSVPAERVLIVSGAQHGLAVTALAMLQPGDVVAVDALSYPGFKVLAQVLRLEMAPLPAGNEGPDLDAFEELCRTRPVRAIYTMPTLHNPLGWVTPAPCRETLVEIARRHGVTIIEDASYAYLVERPPAPLAVLAPELTVYVSGLSKSVATGLRVGFVVPPAQFIGAFERAIRGTTWNTPPLITAIAAGWLNDGTVTRLEADKRADARRRQAVAREVLSGLDVVGNPSSYFLWLPLPGEARADQLATDLLRETVSVSTAEPFAMTKNPPHAIRVALGSVEIDVLAQSLETVKRVIDAHTW
- a CDS encoding alcohol dehydrogenase catalytic domain-containing protein, whose translation is MPTMRAVVATRMGEPAEVLQLQTRPIPEPGPGQVRIRVTMVPVHASDLHTVRGRYGFVPEFPTTPGIESVGIIDEIGSGVDGLAVGQRVITAGIRGTWQEYLVADADVSRALAPGGELVVYGALSTHRQTEADKLTIPIFARSLIYEAKTVRGFWLFRWFNQTPKDRMTATINRTIQLVDSGAVHVPEGQLIPVENFSEAVYLAESPAHGGKPLLVFES
- a CDS encoding tyrosine-protein phosphatase — encoded protein: MRSTGLELAGAWNFRDVAEETGIAPGRLFRSSELSALAEDGRKALQHYGITDVADLRSLREVERRGPGQVPDGVAIHLLPFHELAAAGTDTAEAPHENAFEKMMTAKPDDEDIAVAAGRFMVEEYRRFPTLPGAHLAIRQVISMLADARPVIAHCFAGKDRTGFTVATVLGAVGIDRDAILTDFLRSNDAVPQLRDGILETIQTRAGETAEVVTFAEARLTEEVLGVREEYLDAALAVVDAEYGSLSNYLAAIGVTDEQVTRLRAVLRG
- a CDS encoding DJ-1/PfpI family protein, which translates into the protein MHIAILTFDGYNELDSLIALGVLNRVRKADWRVSIASPSPRVRSMNGVVIESHIDLEQACSADAVIVGSGIRTREVVADQSLMALLKLDPSRQLLAAQCSGTLVLAKLGLLDGVPACTDSTTKPWVQAAGVDVLDQPLFAKGSIATAGGCLSSAYLAGWLIARSEGVDAAVEALRYVAPVGEKDDYVARAMRNITPYLDRSAAA
- a CDS encoding alpha/beta fold hydrolase, whose amino-acid sequence is MQTRCPIEFPVVRTLAHAPNAPTVLLIHGFLDDLTVWDGVIDGLGDNVATVRYDLPEFGRRAETARDTSAITLAALAAEAGALIDSITGPVIVVGQSLGSQVAELAAAAHPDRVTGLVLLTPVPLGGTHLPGDVVAQFHALDGDSIAQRAARTAISPHLSDDQLDRLTDIGRHLVPGVAAHYVDVWNDGAADAPATSAFPGPALVIRGGVDGFVTGELADAIASRFGEPDVRTIESGGHWLHVEFPDAVAAMILDFADSVQVTKCERRSPA